In Chitinophaga sp. HK235, a single window of DNA contains:
- the clpB gene encoding ATP-dependent chaperone ClpB has translation MNLNNFTIKSQEILQQAQQLAFNNQNQAIETGHILKALLEDNDSPVEYLLKKNAVNTSLLNTKVNELLLKYPKMVSGEAGQVLSRDANNALLRAGAGIKEFKDEFVSVEHLLLAILGGSDDTAKLLKDAGLTEKGLKAAIKELRKGETVSSQSGGTQFNTLQKYAKNLNELAREGKLDPVIGRDEEIRRTLHILSRRSKNNPILVGEPGVGKTAIVEGLAHRILNGDVPENLKSKTIYGLDMGALMAGAKYRGEFEERLKAVVKEVTDSDGDIILFIDEIHTLIGAGAMEGAMDAANILKPALARGELRAIGATTLNEYQKYFEKDKALERRFQKVIVDEPSVEDAISILRGLKERYESHHHVLIKDEAIIAAVELSHRYITDRFLPDKAIDLIDESAAKLRLEMNSMPEELDELERRIRQLEIEKEAIKRENDEDKLRELSEEIARLSEERNTFKAKWQAEKEVVDKIQAAKSAIENLKLEAEQAERNGDFGRVAEIRYGKVKEQEKLVHDLSEELSKISEHNKRLLKEEVDAEDIAENVAKATGIPVSKMMQSEKDKLLHLEEELHNRVVGQEEAIIAVSDAIRRSRAGLQDPRRPIGSFIFLGTTGVGKTELAKALAEYLFDDDQMMTRIDMSEYQEKHSVSRLVGAPPGYVGYDEGGQLTEAVRRKPYSVVLLDEIEKAHPDTFNILLQVLDDGRLTDNKGRVVNFKNTIIIMTSNMGSHIIQENFENINDSNREEIVDKTKEEVMALLKTTIRPEFLNRVDEVIMFQPLMRDEIKGIINIQLQQLKDMVAKNGMILEFSNYALEYLSVQGYDPQFGARPLKRLIQKEIINLLSKKILAGDIDKSKPVLIDVFDGVVVIRNK, from the coding sequence ATGAATTTGAATAATTTCACTATAAAATCACAGGAAATATTACAACAGGCACAGCAGCTGGCATTCAACAACCAGAACCAGGCCATTGAAACGGGACATATACTGAAAGCGCTGCTGGAAGATAATGACAGCCCCGTAGAGTACCTGCTGAAAAAAAATGCAGTGAACACCTCGCTGCTTAATACCAAAGTAAATGAGCTGCTGCTGAAGTACCCTAAAATGGTAAGTGGTGAAGCCGGACAGGTACTAAGCCGTGATGCCAACAATGCATTGCTGCGCGCCGGTGCTGGTATCAAGGAGTTTAAAGATGAATTTGTAAGCGTGGAACACCTGCTGCTGGCTATTTTAGGAGGTAGCGATGATACAGCTAAACTGCTGAAAGATGCAGGTCTTACTGAAAAAGGCCTCAAGGCTGCCATCAAGGAATTACGTAAGGGCGAAACCGTTAGTTCACAATCCGGTGGCACCCAGTTCAATACATTACAGAAATACGCCAAAAACCTTAACGAGCTGGCCCGCGAAGGTAAGCTCGACCCGGTGATAGGACGCGATGAAGAAATACGCAGAACACTGCATATCCTCTCCCGCAGATCTAAAAACAATCCTATCCTCGTGGGTGAACCCGGTGTAGGTAAAACCGCTATCGTAGAAGGTCTGGCACATCGTATCCTCAATGGAGACGTGCCGGAAAACCTGAAATCAAAAACCATCTATGGCCTCGATATGGGCGCGCTCATGGCGGGTGCCAAATACCGCGGTGAATTTGAAGAAAGGCTGAAAGCAGTCGTGAAGGAAGTGACCGACAGCGATGGAGATATCATCCTCTTTATTGATGAGATCCACACCCTGATTGGTGCCGGTGCCATGGAAGGCGCTATGGATGCTGCCAATATTCTCAAACCGGCGCTGGCCCGCGGGGAGCTCCGTGCAATTGGTGCTACCACTCTCAACGAATATCAGAAATATTTCGAGAAAGATAAAGCCCTGGAACGCCGCTTCCAGAAGGTAATAGTAGATGAGCCCAGTGTGGAAGATGCTATCTCCATCTTGCGTGGCCTGAAAGAAAGATACGAAAGCCACCACCACGTGCTCATCAAAGACGAAGCCATCATCGCTGCGGTAGAATTATCACACCGCTATATCACTGATCGTTTCCTGCCGGACAAAGCCATCGACCTGATCGATGAAAGTGCTGCCAAACTGAGACTGGAAATGAACTCCATGCCGGAAGAACTGGATGAACTGGAAAGAAGAATCCGTCAGCTCGAAATCGAAAAAGAAGCGATCAAAAGAGAAAATGATGAAGACAAACTGCGTGAACTGAGTGAAGAAATAGCCCGCCTCAGCGAAGAAAGAAATACTTTCAAAGCCAAATGGCAGGCCGAAAAAGAAGTGGTAGACAAAATCCAGGCTGCTAAATCAGCTATCGAAAACCTGAAGCTGGAAGCCGAACAGGCCGAACGTAATGGTGATTTTGGACGCGTAGCTGAAATCCGCTATGGTAAGGTGAAAGAACAGGAAAAACTGGTACACGATCTTTCTGAAGAGCTGAGTAAAATATCCGAGCATAATAAACGTCTTCTTAAAGAAGAAGTCGATGCGGAAGACATCGCGGAAAATGTGGCCAAGGCAACCGGTATCCCGGTATCTAAAATGATGCAGAGTGAAAAAGACAAACTGCTGCATCTCGAAGAAGAGCTGCACAACCGCGTAGTAGGACAGGAAGAAGCGATCATCGCAGTGTCTGATGCGATCCGCCGCAGCCGTGCCGGTCTGCAGGACCCGCGCCGTCCGATAGGTTCCTTTATCTTCCTCGGTACTACCGGTGTGGGTAAAACAGAGCTGGCCAAAGCACTGGCAGAGTACCTCTTTGATGACGATCAGATGATGACACGCATCGATATGAGTGAATACCAGGAAAAACATTCTGTGAGCCGCCTTGTGGGCGCTCCTCCGGGATATGTAGGTTACGATGAAGGTGGTCAGCTGACAGAAGCCGTGCGCCGCAAACCCTACTCTGTAGTATTGCTCGACGAAATTGAAAAAGCGCATCCCGATACCTTTAACATCTTGTTACAGGTGCTGGATGATGGCCGTCTGACAGACAACAAAGGCCGTGTGGTGAACTTCAAAAACACCATCATCATCATGACCAGCAATATGGGAAGCCATATCATCCAGGAAAACTTTGAAAATATCAACGACTCCAACCGTGAGGAGATAGTAGACAAAACCAAAGAAGAGGTAATGGCGCTGCTGAAAACAACCATACGGCCAGAGTTCCTGAACAGGGTCGATGAAGTGATCATGTTCCAGCCATTGATGAGAGATGAGATTAAAGGAATAATTAACATTCAATTACAACAGCTCAAGGACATGGTGGCTAAAAATGGCATGATATTGGAATTTTCTAATTATGCTTTGGAATATCTTTCTGTTCAGGGTTACGATCCGCAGTTTGGTGCAAGGCCACTGAAAAGACTGATCCAGAAAGAGATCATCAACCTGCTGAGCAAAAAGATCCTGGCAGGAGATATTGATAAATCAAAGCCCGTGCTGATCGATGTGTTCGACGGCGTGGTAGTAATAAGAAACAAATAA
- a CDS encoding nucleoside deaminase, with protein MIGEREKKFMQHAIALSRRGMEQGDGGPFGSIVVKGDEIIGEGWNQVLCENDPTAHAEVMAIRDACKKLGTFQLTDCEIYTSCEPCPMCLGAIYWARPSRVYYANTKEDAAAINFDDSFIYREITVPHEEKKIPLIELQDEEALKVFQQWVGMNNRTLH; from the coding sequence ATGATTGGTGAAAGGGAAAAAAAATTCATGCAGCATGCAATAGCATTGTCCCGCAGGGGAATGGAGCAGGGAGATGGTGGTCCGTTTGGGTCTATCGTAGTAAAGGGGGATGAAATTATCGGGGAAGGGTGGAATCAGGTACTGTGCGAAAATGATCCCACGGCACATGCAGAAGTAATGGCTATCCGGGATGCCTGTAAGAAGTTGGGCACCTTTCAGTTGACAGACTGCGAAATCTATACCTCCTGTGAGCCATGCCCCATGTGTCTGGGCGCTATTTACTGGGCCAGGCCATCCAGGGTGTATTATGCCAATACCAAAGAAGACGCGGCAGCCATCAACTTTGACGATTCATTTATCTACCGGGAAATCACAGTGCCACATGAAGAAAAAAAAATCCCGCTGATCGAACTGCAGGACGAAGAAGCATTGAAAGTATTTCAGCAATGGGTGGGGATGAATAATAGGACACTGCATTGA
- a CDS encoding anti-sigma factor, which yields MNEHFNDIFVTTGCPTQQQLLDYVQGKLSAEEQHEVEMHLTDCAFCSEALEGLATIKDKEKIPGWIREMKWEVLRKLRKRYRSRRKTENYISLAVIILSILFLLLAMFWAYHFAIRH from the coding sequence ATGAACGAGCATTTCAACGATATATTTGTAACGACCGGCTGTCCGACACAACAGCAGCTACTGGACTATGTGCAGGGCAAGCTGTCTGCTGAAGAACAACATGAGGTGGAAATGCACCTGACCGATTGTGCGTTTTGCAGTGAAGCCCTGGAAGGTCTTGCTACTATAAAAGATAAGGAGAAAATTCCGGGATGGATACGCGAAATGAAATGGGAAGTGCTGAGGAAATTACGGAAACGCTACCGCAGCAGGAGAAAAACAGAAAATTATATATCCCTGGCCGTTATCATCCTCAGCATTTTATTCCTGCTCCTGGCCATGTTCTGGGCTTATCATTTTGCCATCAGGCATTAA
- a CDS encoding RNA polymerase sigma factor translates to MNNPDIQQLTDQELLQRFKADNNSEWIGVLFDRYALLLLGMCMKYLKNEEDARDAVQQIFLKVLSDINKHEIQFFRAWIYQVTKNYCLMQLRQHHMKYKEEITDRHAGELAADQEEKGVYQEKDLLLNNMEQALNLLNPEQKICVDLFYLQKKSYQEIADQTGFSLLQVKSYIQNGKRNLKLILEKQQRANKR, encoded by the coding sequence GTGAACAATCCAGATATACAACAACTAACAGACCAGGAATTACTACAACGGTTCAAAGCTGATAATAACAGTGAATGGATAGGTGTGCTTTTTGACCGCTATGCCCTGCTATTGCTGGGTATGTGTATGAAATACCTGAAAAATGAAGAAGATGCACGAGACGCCGTGCAGCAGATCTTTCTCAAAGTATTGTCCGATATCAACAAACATGAGATACAGTTTTTCCGGGCCTGGATATACCAGGTAACCAAAAACTATTGCCTCATGCAGTTGCGGCAACACCATATGAAATACAAGGAAGAGATTACCGACAGACATGCCGGCGAACTGGCAGCCGACCAGGAAGAAAAAGGGGTGTATCAGGAAAAAGACCTCCTGCTCAACAATATGGAGCAAGCCCTTAATCTGCTGAATCCGGAACAGAAAATCTGTGTAGACCTTTTCTACCTGCAAAAAAAGTCCTACCAGGAAATAGCCGACCAAACGGGCTTTAGCCTGTTACAGGTAAAAAGTTATATCCAGAACGGCAAACGTAATCTCAAATTAATACTGGAAAAACAACAACGCGCAAACAAGCGTTAA